In Fodinibius saliphilus, the sequence GCTCTGTGTTGACCTCTCTAATACGGCGTTCGATATTGAGTCCCTGTTTTGACTTCAGTATCACCGGCTGTTCATTACCTTTACTGCTGATTAGTGCATCGCTCCAAGTGGTTTCTACATCCTCGGTGTTGATACGAACCATCGCTAGTTCTACCGCTTTTTCATAGCTAATGGGATTAATTTCAGGAAACAGCTGCTGGGCTTTATCATCCTTGACTATAACATCATTCTTAAGGCCTTCTATAAGGGGACGAGCCAGGGAGGCCGGTACAGGAGTCATCCAGTGAACCCAGTGGGAAGAGAGCGTGGGGCTAAGAATTGGTACAGGAATCAGTATTCGTTTAAGTTCGTTTATTTGGGCATAGATGCGCATCATGTCGGCATAGTTGATAACACTGCTGCCGCCAATCTCAATGATTTCATCTTTTGTTTCCGGTTTTTCCAGTACTGATACCAAGTATTGTAGCACATCCCGAATAGCAATGGGTTGCACCTTACTGTATACCCACGAAGGGCAGATCATAATCGGTACTCGTTCTGTAAGGTACCGTATCATTTCAAAAGATTTACTGCCGGAACCAACTACAATAGCAGCCCGAAATTCTGTTACCGATACATTAGAATCATGCAGCACTTGCCCTGTTTTCTGGCGCGATGCAAGATGCTCTGATAAATCATCCTCAGGATCACCCAGTCCGCCAAGATATATTATTCGGTCTACGCCCTCATTTTCAGCTACTTTGCTAAAATTTTGGGCAGCCTGTAAATCACGACTATGAAATCCGGAACTATTATTCCCACTCATACTGTGGATAAGATAATAGGCTACATCGATACTTTTGAACGCTTTGGAAAGAGTTTGTGGTTGTAATACATCAGCTTCTACGACTTCGACATCATCGATCCACGGGCGGCCCTGCAGACGCGAGGTGTCTCGTGACAAAACACGAACCTGGTATCCTTTTTCAAGGAGGCATGGAACCAGTCGTCCCCCGATATAGCCGGTAACACCGGTTACTAAACAACGAATATTGTGAGCCATAGAATAATTTGTGGGTTTTGATTAGTGAATGGTAACATAATTTTGGGTACAAAAGGTTCAAAATATATAATACTCCATGAGTTATCTTTTGGACAATAAAAACGGTATTTTGTCTTCAAATAAAAGAAGTTTAGGTTTTAAAGTGTTTTGATTTGGGGGAATGTTAATTTTGTTTCGTTTTTATTATCAGGTTGTTCGATTCTATATCCCAAAAAGTAAAAAGAATTGGTCATCGTCAGGAAAAGTAATGTTACTTTTCTTGGTCATACTTTCGGGTTATTGTAATAGTGCTTTTTCACAAAGTGAAAGTGATTCACTGTGGTCATTGTCTACACTTCGTATAGATGCTAACCAGGATGATACCCTTGATTACCTGGGGACTACTGTGACTGTTGGCGGGATAACAAATACTGCTTCGGGACAGATTCATACGAATAATCTCAAAGCTTTTCTTCAGAATGAGCATTTCGGCTTTCCACTGTTTAGTAAAACGATTGGTGCTTCTTTTGATGTAGGGGACAGTCTTGTTGTAACCGGAAAGCTGCAGAACTATGACGGGATGGACGAGATTTATGTAGAATCCTACAACGTATTTCCTGAAGTTGATCACAGTTTTGAGCCTGTGGCTCTTTCCAGGGTAGTTGATAACCCTGAAAAATATATTGGAATCCTGGTTGGAGGTACTGCTAAGGTTATCGATAAGGGCAAAGTTGATAATGGTAGATACCTTGAAGTTTTAACTGAGGGTTCATTGGAAGGTTCCTTGGTAATATACTTGTCCAATTTTCACCGGCAGTTCAATGAGTTCGATTTTGATTTGTTAAGTGTCGGTGATAGAGTTCAGGTAAAGGGTGTCGTAGGAAAGTACAAAAGCGAAACCAAGGGGATTTACTATCCGGTATATTTGCGGACTCCCGCTGAACTGGAATATGCCGGCGTGCCCAAATATTATTTTTCCATCGGGATCGTTGCTTTGATTGTCACCTTATTGAGTATTGGAGCATGGATTGTTAGCCTGCGTCAGCAAGTAGATCATAAGACAGAACGCATACAGGAATCACTCAATGAAAAGGATGTTCTACTTCGTGAGATTCACCATCGCGTAAAAAATAATCTTTCTATTATATCAGGCCTTATTGGACTTCAGCTTGACAGTACTGATGATGATACTGCTCAAGAAGTGCTAAAAGATAGCCAGTCCCGTATACAATCGATGGCCCTTATTCATGATAAGTTATACCAGACAGACTCACTGTCGGATATTCAGCTTGATATATACCTAAGTGAATTGGTGGAAGCTATCCATAGTACATTCACCGAATATAGCAGTGATATTGATTTGAAGTTTGCGATGGAATCTGTTGAAATCGATATCGACAAGGTTATTCCTTGTGGATTGCTTGTTAATGAATTAGTTGTGAATGCTTTTAAGCATGCTTTTACCGCTGGAGAAGCTGGCGTTTTGGAGGTGTCATTAAAACACGTTGATGGTAAGGTTGAATTGATGGTAAGTGATAATGGGCCTGGTTTGCCCGATGATTTTGACTTTGGTACCGGCGAGTCACTGGGCTCTATGTTGATACAAACCTTTGCTGCACAACTAGAAGCAGAAACAGAAATTATTACCAGTAGAGAAAGCGGAGCAGCGTTTAAGTTTACTTTTAATTTGGATGGGTAGATTCATTAAGCAAATTTTTAAGGAAGGTCTCTTCCGATAAATGTGCTTTTTCCTCCTTAACTCATCCGACTGAAAAAGACGGATTACTAAGAAATGACTGGTTTGCTATTTCTTCGTCAAGACAAGTAAGCAATCTGATTGATGAATAAAATTCCTATAATAGGATTATCCCCTCATCCCCGGTCTTAATGGGAGTTGTAATTTTAATCAGTTTTTGAGCCTGTTTTATTCCCGTTACTTTTTTATAATGGTAAAAAATATACAGAGGCTAGATTATTCAGGTTTAGGAATACTTTAGGTTACTTCGGGGAATATATGGAAAAGAATGCCGGCACAGCTTTAAAGGCTGTATCTTTTTTTGTGGTTATAATACTGTCTATCCCAACGCTGGGGTTAGCACAGGAGGCATCCGTTGATCTTTGGACATTTGAAAAAGTAAGAACGGATACAAATAATGACAGGAATTTGGATTATCTTGGGAAGACCGTTACGGTAACGGGAATTGCCAATATGGCTACCGGAGTATTCCATGAAAACTATTTACAAGCGTTTATTCAGAACGATTCGACGGGTATTTCACTCTTCAGTAAAAAGATAACTACGCCCTTTAAGCGGGGGGATAGTTTGGTCGTTACCGGCGAGATCCAAAATTATAAAGGGATGGCAGAGCTTAATGTTAGCTCATATAAAGTGTTTCCGGATGCCGCC encodes:
- a CDS encoding SDR family oxidoreductase, whose amino-acid sequence is MAHNIRCLVTGVTGYIGGRLVPCLLEKGYQVRVLSRDTSRLQGRPWIDDVEVVEADVLQPQTLSKAFKSIDVAYYLIHSMSGNNSSGFHSRDLQAAQNFSKVAENEGVDRIIYLGGLGDPEDDLSEHLASRQKTGQVLHDSNVSVTEFRAAIVVGSGSKSFEMIRYLTERVPIMICPSWVYSKVQPIAIRDVLQYLVSVLEKPETKDEIIEIGGSSVINYADMMRIYAQINELKRILIPVPILSPTLSSHWVHWMTPVPASLARPLIEGLKNDVIVKDDKAQQLFPEINPISYEKAVELAMVRINTEDVETTWSDALISSKGNEQPVILKSKQGLNIERRIREVNTEPQQVYDTFSSLGGEKGWLTYNWAWKLRGIFDRLVGGVGFRRGRRHPTELRVGDALDFWRVEAIKPGKLLRLRAEMKVPGRAWLEFQSIPNEDNNGTKLIQTAYFAPKGLLGLLYWYSLYPLHALIFSSMIDHIADEAAKAK
- a CDS encoding sensor histidine kinase; this encodes MLLFLVILSGYCNSAFSQSESDSLWSLSTLRIDANQDDTLDYLGTTVTVGGITNTASGQIHTNNLKAFLQNEHFGFPLFSKTIGASFDVGDSLVVTGKLQNYDGMDEIYVESYNVFPEVDHSFEPVALSRVVDNPEKYIGILVGGTAKVIDKGKVDNGRYLEVLTEGSLEGSLVIYLSNFHRQFNEFDFDLLSVGDRVQVKGVVGKYKSETKGIYYPVYLRTPAELEYAGVPKYYFSIGIVALIVTLLSIGAWIVSLRQQVDHKTERIQESLNEKDVLLREIHHRVKNNLSIISGLIGLQLDSTDDDTAQEVLKDSQSRIQSMALIHDKLYQTDSLSDIQLDIYLSELVEAIHSTFTEYSSDIDLKFAMESVEIDIDKVIPCGLLVNELVVNAFKHAFTAGEAGVLEVSLKHVDGKVELMVSDNGPGLPDDFDFGTGESLGSMLIQTFAAQLEAETEIITSRESGAAFKFTFNLDG